ATTTTTCAATATGAATTATTCGAATTCTGGAATCCTTGCTTTGTTTGGCAAAAGCAACCGAATTATCGGTACTGGCATCGTTTACAATAAGCAACTCCCATTGCGTGAAGGTCTGTTGCAAGACCGATTGTATCGCTTCGGCAATAAAAGATTCTTTATTATATAATGGGATCACCACCGAAATCATACCTCCAATTTATACTTCCAATGAGACAAGTCTCTGTTAATTAACTTCCCCAACAAGTCGATATCTGTATGAAAATAGTTGTTTAATTCCGTAATGAATTCCGGAGATTGGTCCATTTCATCCACTTTATGGGTAACATTGTACGAATTTATCCTATTTCCTATTCCAACCCCTTTTTTTATTCCCAGTGCTCTTTTGAAATGTGCAATTTGTGCGATTACTGTCGCTAATTCCTTCGATTTTCGCGCTTTCCTCACGTTAACCGGTTCATAGGATTTTAATTTTACTTTCGGCAGATCAAGAAACTCTAAAACAGAAAAGTATGTCGCTTCAGGATTGTTTTTTAGATCCTCCAAAAGTAGACATTTCAGATTTTCTTTAGGTATTAAATTTATAATGGTAGCAACTTGGGCTCCTAGTTTGCATGCGTCACCATATTGTAATAATTCCGGCGCCGTTGCGCTTTTTGGAACTGAGCGTCCCTCTTTTCTTTCCTTCTGAAGTTGCCAGGCCTTCACGGGATCTGTTTCAGTTTCACTTCCACCGAAAATTAATTCCCGGTGTAGTGAAAAAAACATGGAAACCGGATTCCGAAGCAGAATCAAAAACTTGGCATCTTTATTA
This genomic stretch from Ulvibacter sp. MAR_2010_11 harbors:
- a CDS encoding sulfotransferase, coding for MQRLNRKPNLFIIGAPKCGTTTMYHFLGKHPNVFTSKIKEPHYFNTDSNHRYFFKEKDYLNLFSEATKMHLYNCEASVWYLYSEKAIENILNFNKDAKFLILLRNPVSMFFSLHRELIFGGSETETDPVKAWQLQKERKEGRSVPKSATAPELLQYGDACKLGAQVATIINLIPKENLKCLLLEDLKNNPEATYFSVLEFLDLPKVKLKSYEPVNVRKARKSKELATVIAQIAHFKRALGIKKGVGIGNRINSYNVTHKVDEMDQSPEFITELNNYFHTDIDLLGKLINRDLSHWKYKLEV